In Mangrovivirga cuniculi, the following proteins share a genomic window:
- a CDS encoding CusA/CzcA family heavy metal efflux RND transporter: MINKIISFSINNKLIIGLLTLGMIIAGVWSMTKVPVDAVPDITNNQVQIITRSPNLGTEEIEQFITYPVEIEMANIPGVKEIRSVSRFGLSLVTIVFEDEMGTYLPRQLVGEKLNAVKNNIPEGYGDPQMGPISTGLSEIYQYTLKIAPDYVNEYSVTELRSIQDWIIKRQMAMVPGVVEVNGFGGKIKQYEVAINPDDLNAMGLTITDIYKALQKNNQNTGGAYIEKNHMANFIRGEGLIRSLDEIRDIAVTTKNNIPITIGDISTVKFGNAIRFGVLTKDGQGEAVGGMILMLKGANSDEVIEAVKVRMAEIEKSLPEGISIEPFLDRSELISNTTSTVSSNLIEGALIVIFVLVFLLGNWRGGLIVASTIPLSLLFAFILMNVFDVWANLMSLGAIDFGIIVDGAVIIVEGTVFIFHDKLSKTKYLNQKERDEVAYKASSKMMNAAFFGQLIILIVFIPILALEGVEGKMFQPMALTFMFAMIGVMILCLTYVPMMSALVLRIKDQRKTTYGDRLIKWIENIYESTLKKTIKYSFVLIGISLALLISAIITFSKMGGEFIPQLDEGDIAFHIILRPGSSLDESVKTSTQIEKILLNNFPEIEHAISRFGVADVATDPMPMDIADCFVILKPKSEWESAETKEELINKIKEKISVVPGINYEFTQPIEMRFNELITGVREDIAVKLFGEDLDLLASKAEEMGQIISNIQGVGDMRVEATSGLPQMTVNYNRSKIAQYGLNIDDINKTIKSAFAGITAGVIFEGEKRFDLVVRLSEENRESIEDLKNLYINLPNSYQIPLREVANVSYEPGPMQISRDNTNRRVYVGINVRGRDVKSLVEEIRTKLDQQLNLPPGYYIRYGGAFENLERATKRLRLVVPIALGLIFLLIYFALGSIKQTAMIYLSIPMAAIGGVFALALRGMPFSISAGIGFIVLFGVAVLNGLVLISSWNDLKEDKNMNLDKRILIGSKRRIRPILLTALTDILGFLPMALSQSSGAEVQRPLATVVIGGMISATLLTLLVLPVLYRFLETGTIKKSKISKSTTLIILFALTAFPLTAQEKDTIQSLSIEEAVERAKNRFPDIKSSVLEIQNQEALKKTAWDLGNTRVFTNGEEIGENQGVYTVVGIQLQNIDIFSVPSKSKLQNEQIALASTALELDYLELEREVKTAYGNLFAAKKSLDLYKSLDSVFSDFERAAKIRFENEATSRLEYLSAVNQTRQIKIQKDQIMYDYKIALAKFNLWMVSDTVFTVSEDFPEKIKNPLVPTGFSDEHPIIKYSQQENVVAEQKIKTTNAEYLPELNLQYGIQEVNDQSGFYQYQIGLTIPLFFINNSGRVQSAKIEKLKAEQNLQLTRLKLKTEYQNRLNEYLKWKNSWEYYRTETLELADEQIRGASISYKQGAINYVTFLQNVKDAMQIEINAWNAFSNYVKSRYHLEFLINQ, encoded by the coding sequence ATGATCAATAAAATCATTTCATTCTCAATTAATAATAAACTTATAATAGGTTTATTGACATTGGGAATGATAATCGCCGGTGTTTGGAGTATGACTAAAGTTCCTGTTGATGCTGTACCTGATATTACCAATAACCAGGTTCAGATTATTACTCGTTCACCCAATCTTGGTACTGAAGAGATCGAGCAGTTTATAACCTATCCGGTCGAAATCGAAATGGCTAATATCCCCGGGGTAAAAGAAATCAGATCAGTTTCCAGGTTTGGATTGTCATTAGTTACAATAGTGTTTGAAGATGAAATGGGTACTTATCTCCCTCGTCAGCTAGTTGGAGAAAAGCTAAATGCTGTAAAAAATAATATTCCGGAAGGTTATGGCGATCCTCAGATGGGACCGATTTCAACTGGTTTGAGCGAGATTTATCAGTATACTCTGAAAATTGCCCCCGATTATGTAAATGAATATTCTGTTACTGAATTAAGATCCATACAAGACTGGATTATAAAAAGACAAATGGCCATGGTACCCGGTGTGGTCGAGGTAAATGGTTTTGGAGGTAAAATAAAGCAATACGAAGTAGCTATTAATCCGGATGATCTTAACGCAATGGGACTTACCATTACAGACATCTATAAGGCATTACAGAAAAACAATCAAAATACCGGTGGTGCATATATTGAGAAAAACCACATGGCTAATTTCATTCGCGGAGAAGGGTTAATCAGAAGCCTTGATGAAATAAGGGATATAGCGGTTACCACTAAAAACAATATCCCAATAACAATTGGAGATATTAGCACTGTAAAATTTGGAAATGCAATCCGATTTGGTGTTCTAACAAAAGACGGCCAGGGAGAAGCGGTAGGTGGCATGATACTCATGCTTAAAGGGGCTAATTCTGATGAGGTAATTGAAGCTGTTAAAGTGAGAATGGCTGAAATTGAAAAATCACTTCCTGAAGGTATTTCAATAGAACCATTTCTTGATCGAAGTGAATTAATTTCTAATACCACCTCTACGGTAAGCAGTAACCTGATTGAAGGAGCATTGATCGTAATTTTTGTCCTGGTTTTTCTACTCGGAAACTGGCGAGGTGGCTTAATAGTGGCTTCAACTATTCCTTTATCACTCCTTTTTGCTTTCATTTTAATGAATGTATTTGATGTCTGGGCAAATCTGATGAGTCTGGGAGCGATAGATTTTGGTATTATCGTGGATGGAGCAGTGATAATTGTTGAAGGAACTGTCTTTATTTTTCACGACAAATTATCAAAAACCAAATATCTAAATCAGAAAGAGCGGGATGAAGTAGCATACAAAGCTTCGAGCAAAATGATGAATGCAGCATTCTTCGGTCAGCTGATCATCTTGATCGTTTTCATTCCGATACTGGCACTCGAAGGTGTTGAAGGAAAAATGTTTCAACCAATGGCTCTTACTTTCATGTTTGCCATGATCGGTGTGATGATTCTTTGTCTTACCTATGTCCCAATGATGTCAGCGCTGGTACTGAGAATAAAGGATCAAAGAAAAACAACATATGGAGATCGATTAATTAAATGGATTGAGAATATTTATGAATCTACTCTTAAAAAAACGATAAAATATTCATTTGTATTAATTGGAATTTCATTAGCACTACTAATTAGCGCGATCATCACATTTTCAAAAATGGGAGGAGAATTTATCCCTCAACTTGATGAAGGTGATATTGCATTTCACATTATTCTCAGACCCGGTAGTTCATTAGATGAATCCGTTAAGACTTCTACTCAAATCGAGAAGATTCTACTAAACAATTTCCCTGAAATTGAACATGCTATCTCACGGTTTGGTGTGGCTGATGTAGCGACAGACCCCATGCCAATGGATATTGCAGATTGTTTTGTGATTTTAAAACCTAAAAGCGAATGGGAGTCTGCTGAAACGAAAGAAGAATTAATAAATAAAATAAAAGAAAAGATCAGTGTCGTGCCAGGTATCAATTACGAATTTACTCAGCCGATCGAAATGAGATTTAATGAATTAATTACGGGTGTCAGGGAAGACATTGCTGTTAAATTGTTTGGAGAAGATCTGGATTTATTGGCTTCTAAGGCAGAAGAAATGGGACAGATAATTTCTAATATTCAGGGTGTTGGTGATATGCGTGTTGAAGCAACTAGTGGATTGCCTCAAATGACAGTTAATTATAACAGGTCTAAAATAGCCCAATATGGTTTAAATATTGACGACATCAATAAAACGATTAAATCTGCTTTTGCAGGGATAACGGCAGGTGTGATCTTTGAAGGCGAAAAAAGATTTGATCTCGTTGTCAGACTTAGTGAAGAAAACCGGGAAAGTATTGAAGACTTAAAAAACCTCTATATTAACCTGCCAAACAGTTACCAAATTCCACTTCGAGAGGTGGCTAATGTCAGTTATGAGCCCGGGCCAATGCAAATAAGTAGAGATAATACTAATCGCAGGGTGTATGTAGGTATTAATGTACGGGGACGGGATGTAAAATCTTTAGTGGAAGAAATACGGACAAAACTCGACCAACAACTTAATCTTCCTCCCGGGTATTATATTCGATATGGCGGAGCTTTTGAAAACCTGGAAAGAGCGACTAAAAGACTTCGACTAGTTGTACCAATAGCGCTGGGGCTTATCTTTTTGTTAATCTATTTTGCTCTAGGTTCAATAAAACAGACAGCAATGATCTATTTATCTATTCCGATGGCTGCCATCGGTGGGGTATTTGCTTTAGCTCTCAGGGGGATGCCTTTTAGTATATCTGCCGGAATCGGATTTATCGTTTTATTTGGAGTAGCAGTGTTAAACGGCCTCGTGCTAATTAGTTCCTGGAATGATTTAAAAGAAGACAAAAACATGAATCTGGACAAAAGAATTTTAATCGGTTCAAAAAGGAGGATAAGACCAATTCTTCTGACAGCTTTAACTGACATATTGGGTTTTTTACCTATGGCTTTATCCCAGTCATCTGGGGCAGAAGTACAGAGGCCACTTGCTACGGTAGTAATTGGTGGAATGATTTCAGCTACACTACTAACTTTATTGGTATTACCTGTTTTATACAGATTCCTTGAAACTGGTACTATTAAAAAGAGTAAGATTTCTAAATCTACAACCCTGATAATTTTATTTGCTTTAACTGCATTTCCTCTAACTGCGCAGGAAAAAGATACAATTCAATCTTTATCTATTGAAGAAGCGGTAGAAAGAGCAAAAAATCGATTCCCTGATATCAAATCATCAGTTCTCGAAATACAAAATCAAGAGGCACTTAAAAAAACAGCCTGGGACCTGGGAAATACACGAGTATTTACAAATGGAGAGGAAATTGGAGAAAACCAGGGAGTTTATACAGTGGTGGGTATCCAGCTTCAAAATATCGATATTTTTAGCGTTCCTTCAAAATCTAAGTTACAAAATGAGCAGATTGCTCTAGCTTCTACAGCTCTTGAACTGGATTATTTAGAATTGGAACGTGAAGTCAAAACAGCATATGGAAATCTTTTTGCTGCAAAAAAAAGCCTTGACTTATATAAAAGTCTTGACTCTGTGTTTTCAGATTTTGAAAGAGCGGCCAAGATCAGGTTTGAAAACGAAGCTACTTCCCGACTTGAATATTTATCTGCAGTAAATCAAACCCGGCAAATAAAAATTCAAAAAGATCAAATTATGTATGACTATAAAATCGCACTGGCAAAATTCAATCTTTGGATGGTTAGTGATACAGTATTCACAGTTAGTGAGGATTTTCCGGAAAAAATTAAAAATCCGCTGGTTCCCACAGGATTTTCTGACGAACATCCGATAATTAAATATAGTCAACAGGAAAATGTTGTAGCAGAACAAAAGATCAAAACGACAAACGCGGAATATTTACCTGAATTAAACTTGCAATATGGTATTCAGGAGGTCAATGATCAATCGGGTTTTTACCAATACCAAATAGGCTTGACAATACCGTTGTTTTTTATCAATAATAGTGGAAGAGTACAATCTGCTAAAATTGAAAAATTAAAAGCCGAGCAAAATCTTCAGCTTACCAGGTTAAAACTAAAAACTGAATATCAAAACAGGCTAAATGAATACCTTAAATGGAAAAATTCATGGGAATATTATAGAACAGAAACGCTTGAATTAGCTGACGAACAGATTAGAGGTGCTTCAATTTCTTATAAGCAGGGAGCAATTAACTATGTTACCTTTTTACAGAATGTTAAAGATGCCATGCAAATAGAGATTAATGCCTGGAATGCTTTTTCTAATTATGTAAAAAGTAGATATCACCTGGAATTCTTAATTAATCAATGA
- a CDS encoding DUF6660 family protein, translated as MKVIAHILTVIIISISFIPCDDQHDSHQDNEIAINVDDHDHENDHESCSPLCVCNCCHTNLVFATYNFDSGVIRFNTVGNSLYISSIIDYFKGVPLQPPRL; from the coding sequence GTGAAAGTGATAGCACACATATTAACTGTGATAATTATCTCGATATCATTTATACCTTGTGACGACCAACATGATTCTCATCAGGATAATGAAATCGCTATAAATGTGGATGATCATGACCATGAAAATGATCATGAAAGTTGCTCTCCTTTATGTGTTTGCAACTGCTGTCACACAAATCTGGTTTTTGCTACCTACAATTTCGATTCCGGGGTAATACGCTTTAATACAGTTGGAAATTCATTATACATTTCTTCAATTATCGATTACTTTAAAGGAGTACCCCTACAACCACCCAGGTTATAA
- a CDS encoding aspartate/glutamate racemase family protein — translation MKTLGLIGGTSWYSTLVYYREINKRVGDLIGSQGNPELILYSINIELMREMDKEKIKSKYLTVSKKLQDAGAEAIMICANTPHLVYEYVQPKIDIPILHIGDAIGRNAIKRELKTLGLLGNKPTMTGDFISGYLKRNFDIDVILPQDGSINKSHYFVSKELTQGKFTKNAEEFYLEKIKEFEKANVDGVILGCTELPLLIKHSSTNLPLLATTDLHIEMAVEFILS, via the coding sequence ATGAAAACATTAGGTTTGATCGGAGGTACATCCTGGTATTCTACCCTGGTTTATTACAGGGAGATCAACAAGAGGGTAGGAGATTTAATCGGAAGTCAGGGTAATCCCGAATTGATTTTATATAGTATTAATATTGAATTGATGAGGGAAATGGATAAAGAGAAAATTAAATCTAAATACCTTACTGTTTCAAAAAAATTACAGGATGCAGGCGCAGAAGCTATTATGATATGTGCAAACACTCCCCATCTGGTTTATGAATATGTACAGCCAAAAATTGATATACCTATTTTACATATTGGTGATGCTATTGGTCGCAATGCCATAAAAAGAGAATTGAAAACCTTAGGGCTTTTAGGTAATAAGCCAACGATGACCGGGGATTTTATTTCAGGTTATTTAAAAAGAAACTTTGATATCGATGTAATTCTTCCGCAAGATGGTTCGATCAATAAAAGTCATTATTTCGTATCAAAAGAATTAACTCAAGGCAAATTTACAAAGAATGCCGAAGAATTTTACCTTGAAAAAATCAAGGAATTTGAAAAAGCTAATGTTGATGGAGTGATATTGGGATGCACAGAATTACCACTACTAATTAAGCACTCTTCAACTAATCTTCCATTATTAGCTACCACAGATCTACACATTGAAATGGCAGTCGAATTTATTTTAAGTTAA